TGCGTGATCTATAGAGACATAGATGCGACAATAAATACGGATGGACTCTTGCCATTTCACAATGGTTTAGAATCTGCTCCATGTTTATTCATCAGTCAAAACGAAGTCGGAAATATATTGTTTAATACGAGAAATGATGTGATTATAAGATAGAGCTGATGGTAAGTACCGAGATTTGATTGATGGCTGGGAACAAATAAGACTTACTCTAGAGGAGTGGGGATGTCGCTAGGCTGGATTTCAAAGAACCTTATCCCATCGAGGCTCCAACAATTTTCTCTGGTCGCGCGCCTAATAAGCTCCAGTAACCCTCTAATATCGCTTTGgagaaattctattttttgttgcaAAGTTTCCTCGTCTCTCTTCAGTTGAGAAACACGATTCGCGAGAACCGTCATCGACTGGATGATATAGGATATTTTAAATTACTGGTAtaggaaagaaatttcaatttgaacTCAGAAAAGTTCAAGGTATTCTGCTCAAATCaaatatggataaaaaaataaaatttgacgcACAAGTTGAAGTTCATTCCGTTCAGGGTTTACAGAGCTTATGGCCTTTACTATGAGAGTAAATTTCTGTTAGTTTTTAGTCACATAGATGTTACAAGACAGGTTGAAATATGTTGAGCTGAAACGTGATTCTAGACTCACAggcttgtgatttttcaacaatGCAGACATTTTGGATTTGAAATCGATGTTGAGTTGATAACGAATAATGAATAGTTAATATCAATTTTGGTGAAACATTTTATAAACTTTAACCACATGAAGAAACAAGTTGTGTCTTACCCCATCTTCTCCAGCCATACTTCGTCGAGTAATATTAGCAACAGTAGCAGCAGACTGCTGGAGTTTTTCCTGTAACAACGTAACTCTATTGGCAGCTTCACGTTCAAGTTCCTCTACAGTTCTCACCAGCATAGCGTTTTGTTCACCTAAATCTTTCACCCATTCTTCCATAATCTTAAGCTTTGTCTGAAATATTAAATCAAATACTTGGTCAAACCCATGCTAAGAATTTAATAGTCTGCATGCtctgaaggaagaaaagaattctCTGAAGTTTCCATCAACTTCTATATTTAGATGATGGGACTATCGGTCTGTCTGACTGTAAATTTGAACAGATATTGAACAACCATTGGTAACATGCCCAAGTTTGGGCACCAGCAGGGTTGATGGTAAAGAAGATGAATGAGATTAGTGAAAGAGAGCATCCTACTGACAACATGTTGGAGTATTGGTCCACAGCAATTTTCATTGTTGCTTACATGATCAGAATTTCCATCAGCTTCTTCGCTGATTTTCCTGATGCGTTCTTCATAgagttttttgaattcatcGAGGATTCTTAATGAGCTAGTTTCCCCACACACGTCACCTGTTTCTTCGTCCAACCCCTGACAACCCCTGGATTTAGGGTCTCCGGAGTTATCCATGACACTGGGAAATACCTCAGTTCTGTTTAGTTAAAATCAATCATTCAATGTAAGGTTAGTACGTTACTACGATACGAGCCGCAACGAATTACAATGAAAACATcgtagactttgaaaaattaacacgCTACATTGCCATCTTTGTGTCAAGATATTTCACACAATCTATTAGTATCAACATTTTTATGGCAGATTTGAGACTGACAATTAGATTTTTGGTAATGTGTATTTCTAGGTGACAATTGGTCCAGCTAGAAAgatgctgattttttttagcGCTGTGTGGCGCCGAAAAATATGCAACTAAACATACACTGAATCgacaatcttcagtcaacggaaTCGATTCTAGGCAACAATCGAAATACTTTTggcagaaattttcaaatttgaatgttTTCCCGGTCATTCTCAGCAGAatcctttttcgaaattcgaagtgGCAGTTCTCTTTTGTGAAACAATATTTCTTCATATATAGTATCTATAGACTTAGGGCATGGGATTTTACAGAAAACCCTGATATATCAGCTTCGTGGGTCGTTTTTTATCAGGCTTCAATCATCGCGGTGGATATTTTCCATCCATCTGCCTAGCATCCTAGAATGCCGGATATTGCGGTAGGTTTATAGTTACGTAATCAATAATCCTAGACGCGTAGATGATAAAATGCTGAACGCAGATTCTTCTCGGCCACTTAGACCTTGAGAAGAATCATCGAATCATATCGAATGCTCATCAGCACGTAGATTTATTCAGAGCCTTGTTCAGTTTAGCGCAATCACGAACCTAATGAGGTTTCCAAGTTACATCCCGAGTTGATTTCAAGTCCCTTTGGGTTAATTTGATTGCATTAACTGTGTTGAGTCAAACGctcacaagaaaaaaaacgtcgtgATCTAAGAAAACCGACCGGTATTTTGGTGGTTTTCTACAAGTCCATAAGTTTTTTTATCGCAACCGACTGACATCAGTTTTTCGTGGTTTGGAAGTATTCTTTTATCATTCCTTATCATTACGTTTCGATAAATGTTAACCCAGTAAACCATCCCCACCtttaacttttcatttttccacagAAGCCAGCTTTCTAAATTAATTTTGCGTTATTTCTCGTACGTTTACCATCAGATAAATTCGACATCTCGATTAACatagaaatattttactttttctacaCGATTTTTCGTCATGCGTTTAATCATACAGTGCTCTTTTGTACTTAGCCTTTTAATGTATAATTTTAGTGCTGTGCAaggtgattttaattttttatgttcATATTACcccaaaaaaattccaagtgcTAATCGAGTTTTATTTCAGGTCACTGCACTgtttcggtgaaaaaagatTTACCACCGAAAGTACCGCTGATTTTAAATTCTAACGGGCCAGGATTTCGGTATCCTGACAATTCTGGGATCTTCCATTATTCGAGAGGAGACCAAGTCCGACTTGTATGCAATGGACAGGATAATAGTTTTCTAAATCTCAGTCGAACTTCTGCTGCGAGTGACGTAATGGCCGAATGTGTGCAGGACGATTTGTTCAAAGttctcggtgaaaaaaagaaattccagGACTTGGGCTGCCGGAATGCACCTTCGGATGAGCAAAGAACTGTTGGCAGATGTCATCCCGATTCCTACGTAAAATACGAAATAGGATTCAGCTTTGGCGATGAGTTTGAAAAGGTAATCGAAGTTTGTCACGATCCGGTGAAAGTTCTTACGGCTTATAGTCGATATGAACTTGTCAAAGAGATTGGCGTTACCTCGGGACGACCTAGATCGTCTTTCAAGGTCAACAGGGATCACATTATTGATTACGAAGCTCAGTATAAACGGAACGTACAGATCGCCACGATGGGGAGAATCCTGGACTCTGCCTCCTTGGGGATGGAGTACATAAAAAAGACAGGAAATAGTTACTTAGCACGAGGTCATCTTGCTCCGAATGCAGATTTTCTTTACGACTTTCAAAAGCGAGCCACATTTTATTACATTAATCAGGAACCACAGTGGCAACGATGCAACGCTCAAGCTTGGTCTTACCTTGAAAGCGCAGTTAGGAAATACGCTAATTTTTTGGAGAAAGACTTAATCGTTTTCACTGGGGTCTATGGAATCGATGGTCTACCTGACATTAACAATATTtatcgtgaattatttttatactttccCAATAAGGGATCAAAGCGTGCAGCCATACCTGTACCAAGATATTTTTGGAAAGTTATTTACGATCAGCACTCTCAAAAAGCCATCGCGTTTGTTCAAGTGAATACGTGCTGTTCGAACACCCTTAATCCCGAGGATCAACTTTGTGATAATCCAGTAACCAGTGAAAGATGGGCAGGAATTCAGGACTATGATTGTCCAACCTATGCGTGCGAAGTCGATGAGcttagagaaaaaattacaatcatTCCAGACTTTAGAGTCAAGGGAATCCTCGTTTAGATATAATCAAAATTAACGCTGCGGGgggaaaagtttgaaaattcaaaaacaacaTTATTAGCCGATAATTACGGTCGACAGGAAGGAGCGAAATTACCCCAGGGAACCTATCAAGgtttgaaatattaataacatgCCTCTAACGTATCTTTTGActattaaataaatgatttgAATTAATGAATTGAGTATAATTTGTCTACATATTATCTAAATGATGCTCTGATAGGATTCCAATGACCTACCGTTAGTTTTAAAGATTGAAAGTGCCAGTAAATACCAAAGGATAGGCAAATGAACAAACATTAAATCCATTTGTGCAGCAATGGAAAGATTCACAATCAGTGAAAGTTATCAAATTTAAAAGGATGCCGGATATTATGCTGGTAACAAATCTTCACTCGACGTGATATAGAAGATAAAATGAAGCAGAGCCTTTTTATCCTGTCATCTAGATCTTGAAAAGAATCACTGAAAATTGATTAGAATAGATTAGATCAGCTAGATTAGAATAGCTTATCacattcgtaaaaaaattaaatgcaaAGTAATAACATGCCTTTTTTTGGAAATACTTTGACATCAaaatcgttgactgaagatgtCAAAATCATCTTATGTCATTCTGGAGATGAACTGTCGGTAAAGTTGACTGTAGATGCAATgtgattgtttatttatttatttttcgttagtCGGTAAAATACAAGCTCACCCGTTCGGCTTAGAGGGAGCTTGAACTTTTTTACGCCAGATCGCGACCCTCTGTAAACTTGAACGGAATTAGTCGCAGATAGTTCCCAACGTGGTTCCAACCCATCAGCTGTCAATTGTAGCCAGGaacatctttgaaaaatacattgTTACATGCTGCATTG
This region of Athalia rosae chromosome 7, iyAthRosa1.1, whole genome shotgun sequence genomic DNA includes:
- the LOC105687981 gene encoding uncharacterized protein LOC105687981 isoform X1 — encoded protein: MRLIIQCSFVLSLLMYNFSAVQGHCTVSVKKDLPPKVPLILNSNGPGFRYPDNSGIFHYSRGDQVRLVCNGQDNSFLNLSRTSAASDVMAECVQDDLFKVLGEKKKFQDLGCRNAPSDEQRTVGRCHPDSYVKYEIGFSFGDEFEKVIEVCHDPVKVLTAYSRYELVKEIGVTSGRPRSSFKVNRDHIIDYEAQYKRNVQIATMGRILDSASLGMEYIKKTGNSYLARGHLAPNADFLYDFQKRATFYYINQEPQWQRCNAQAWSYLESAVRKYANFLEKDLIVFTGVYGIDGLPDINNIYRELFLYFPNKGSKRAAIPVPRYFWKVIYDQHSQKAIAFVQVNTCCSNTLNPEDQLCDNPVTSERWAGIQDYDCPTYACEVDELREKITIIPDFRVKGILV
- the LOC105687981 gene encoding uncharacterized protein LOC105687981 isoform X2 produces the protein MAECVQDDLFKVLGEKKKFQDLGCRNAPSDEQRTVGRCHPDSYVKYEIGFSFGDEFEKVIEVCHDPVKVLTAYSRYELVKEIGVTSGRPRSSFKVNRDHIIDYEAQYKRNVQIATMGRILDSASLGMEYIKKTGNSYLARGHLAPNADFLYDFQKRATFYYINQEPQWQRCNAQAWSYLESAVRKYANFLEKDLIVFTGVYGIDGLPDINNIYRELFLYFPNKGSKRAAIPVPRYFWKVIYDQHSQKAIAFVQVNTCCSNTLNPEDQLCDNPVTSERWAGIQDYDCPTYACEVDELREKITIIPDFRVKGILV